A genome region from Mycobacterium florentinum includes the following:
- a CDS encoding MerR family transcriptional regulator, which yields MADAPDWAGAPASDRGVYGISVAAELSGVPVQSLRLYEQHGLLTPSRSEGGTRRYSADDLARLRRISALVDAGVNLAGIARILNLEDDNAELSATNTDLRSTNRTLRKAAKAKSSKIEPAGGGTT from the coding sequence ATGGCCGATGCCCCGGACTGGGCCGGCGCGCCGGCGTCTGACCGTGGTGTGTACGGAATCTCCGTCGCCGCCGAGCTTTCCGGTGTCCCGGTACAGTCGCTGCGCCTCTACGAGCAGCACGGCCTTCTCACGCCGTCGAGAAGCGAGGGCGGGACCCGGCGCTACAGTGCCGATGACTTGGCCCGGCTACGGCGCATCAGCGCGCTGGTCGACGCCGGCGTCAATCTGGCCGGCATCGCACGCATCCTCAACCTCGAAGACGACAATGCGGAACTGTCCGCGACGAACACCGATCTGCGCTCGACGAACCGCACGTTGCGCAAGGCCGCGAAGGCCAAGAGTTCCAAAATCGAACCGGCGGGCGGGGGAACGACCTGA
- a CDS encoding Hsp20/alpha crystallin family protein yields MLMRTDPFRELDRFAQQVLGTAARPAVMPMDAWREDEEFVVEFDLPGIDADSLDIDIERNVVTVRAERPAVDPNREMLATERPRGVFSRQLVLGENLDTDGIEASYTQGVLRLRIPVAEKAKPRKISVGRGERHQAIDDRDAKREVIDA; encoded by the coding sequence ATGCTGATGCGTACCGACCCCTTCCGTGAGCTGGACCGCTTCGCCCAGCAGGTACTGGGTACGGCCGCCCGTCCCGCGGTGATGCCGATGGACGCCTGGCGCGAGGACGAAGAATTCGTTGTCGAGTTCGACCTGCCGGGCATCGACGCCGACTCGCTGGATATCGACATCGAACGCAATGTGGTGACGGTGCGGGCCGAGCGTCCGGCCGTTGACCCCAACCGGGAGATGCTGGCCACCGAGCGGCCACGCGGAGTGTTCAGCAGACAGCTGGTGCTCGGCGAAAACCTCGACACCGACGGGATCGAGGCTTCCTACACCCAGGGCGTGCTGCGCCTGCGCATTCCGGTGGCGGAAAAGGCCAAGCCGCGCAAGATCAGCGTCGGCCGTGGCGAGCGACACCAGGCCATCGATGACCGCGACGCAAAGCGTGAGGTCATCGACGCCTAG
- a CDS encoding PAS and ANTAR domain-containing protein, whose protein sequence is MSWDLNGQSADVEQALAGGAPQRAGWFRFYFSEQRWEWSEQVQRLHGYEPGTVTPTTELVLSHKHPDDRGQVAATIDQMLDTYQSFSTRHRIIDTRGQVRHVVVVGDQLRDDQGAVIGTHGFYVDVSPPPDQVREDLVTAKLAEIAEQRAGIEQAKGMLMLVYGIDADAAFDLLKWLSQEANVKLRLLAERICDEFRRFGPGFASQSEFDHLLLTAHQRVADRKS, encoded by the coding sequence ATGAGTTGGGACCTCAACGGCCAATCGGCCGACGTCGAACAAGCCCTGGCCGGCGGTGCGCCACAACGAGCAGGCTGGTTCCGGTTCTACTTTTCCGAACAACGCTGGGAGTGGTCCGAACAGGTACAACGATTGCACGGCTACGAGCCCGGCACCGTCACCCCGACCACCGAACTGGTGCTGTCGCACAAACATCCCGACGACCGTGGGCAGGTCGCGGCGACCATCGATCAGATGCTGGACACTTACCAGTCATTCAGCACCCGCCATCGGATCATTGACACCCGCGGACAGGTGCGTCACGTCGTGGTCGTCGGTGACCAGCTTCGCGACGACCAGGGCGCCGTGATCGGAACACACGGGTTTTACGTCGACGTTTCCCCGCCGCCCGATCAGGTGCGCGAAGACCTCGTCACCGCGAAGCTGGCCGAGATCGCCGAGCAGCGCGCCGGCATCGAGCAAGCCAAAGGCATGTTGATGCTCGTCTACGGCATCGACGCAGACGCGGCCTTTGACCTGCTCAAGTGGCTATCTCAGGAAGCCAACGTCAAGCTGCGGCTGCTGGCCGAAAGAATTTGCGATGAATTCCGGCGTTTCGGCCCGGGCTTCGCCTCGCAATCCGAATTCGACCACCTACTGCTAACCGCGCATCAGCGCGTCGCTGATCGGAAATCCTAA
- a CDS encoding deoxyribodipyrimidine photolyase: MLHSVILASSDPVAAGFILRGIKGIFVFIGSIIAAIVCGLIAAMKGRNPLGWGILGLFFSILTLIVVIVIPSKK; encoded by the coding sequence ATGTTGCACTCGGTCATTCTGGCTAGTTCGGATCCCGTTGCGGCAGGGTTTATTCTGCGTGGGATCAAGGGAATTTTCGTCTTCATCGGAAGCATCATCGCCGCGATCGTGTGCGGCCTCATTGCCGCGATGAAAGGCCGCAATCCGCTGGGATGGGGGATTCTCGGGCTGTTCTTCTCCATCCTTACGCTGATCGTCGTCATCGTTATTCCGAGCAAAAAGTAA
- a CDS encoding pyridoxamine 5'-phosphate oxidase family protein, with the protein MTAFNIPQREEFLAALHVSVLSVAADDGRPPASVPIWYDYEPGGNIRVNTGASSRKAKLIERAGVVTLVVQREEPPYQYVVVEGTVVETTKPTPLDVREEIAIRYLGEEGGRAFVSSIEGQESVLFTIRPDRWITADFSGEL; encoded by the coding sequence ATGACTGCTTTCAACATCCCCCAGCGTGAAGAGTTCCTCGCAGCACTGCACGTCAGTGTGTTGTCGGTCGCCGCCGACGACGGCCGTCCGCCGGCCAGTGTCCCGATTTGGTACGACTACGAGCCGGGCGGAAACATCCGGGTCAACACCGGCGCGTCGTCTCGCAAGGCCAAGCTCATCGAGCGGGCCGGCGTGGTGACGCTGGTCGTCCAGCGCGAAGAGCCGCCGTATCAATATGTGGTCGTCGAGGGCACCGTGGTCGAGACCACCAAGCCGACCCCGCTCGACGTGCGCGAAGAGATCGCGATCCGCTACCTCGGCGAGGAGGGTGGGCGGGCGTTCGTCAGCAGCATCGAGGGGCAGGAAAGCGTGCTCTTCACCATCCGGCCCGACCGCTGGATCACCGCCGATTTCTCCGGCGAACTCTAA